From Salmo salar chromosome ssa09, Ssal_v3.1, whole genome shotgun sequence:
gagaatagaaatgttcagaacttttgtgaaacatcacagcacagttgaaaatatttggcaaatagaaatcaaactggatggtgttcaaagatagatgggagaggttgagtgatgctgaaggatgggactataaacaaacaaaatataattattataaaatatactgtgtccgtaaaaggCTTATGGTATGTATAAAGTATAAGCCTaaatgttgttgtccattagtttaatccaattaggggaggggtggtagggttaggggtaaataataaacaaaaatttgtttaaaataataaatatattatctatagagtaccagtcaaaagtttggacacacctactcattgaaggggttttctttattttgactattttctacattctggaataatagtgaagatatcaaaactatgaaataacacatatggaatcatatagtaaccaaagaaatgttaaacaaatcagaatgtattttatatttgagattcttcaaagtagccaccctttgccttgatgacagctttgcacactctttgcattctctcaaccagcttcataaggaaggcttttccaacagtctttaaggagttcccacatatgctgagcactcgatggctgcttttccttcactctgcagtataagtcaccccaaaccatctcaactgggttgaggtcaggtgattgtggaggccaggtcatctgatgcaacactccatcactctccttctttgtcaaatagcccttacacagcctgaaggtgtgttgggtcattgtcctgttaaaaaacaaattatagtcccagtaagcgcaaaccagatgggatggcgtatcactgcagaatgctgtgttaagtgtggttaagtgtgccttgatggttaagtgtgccttgaattctaaataaatcacagacagtgtcaccagcaaagcacccccacaccatcacacctcctcctccatacttcatggtgggaaccacacatgcggagatcatccgttcacctactctgcatctcacaaagacacggaggttggaaccaaaaatctcaaacttggactcatcagaccaaaggacagatttccaccggtctcatGTCCATtggtcatgtttcttggcccaagcaagtctcttcttgttattggtgtcctttaatagtagtttcttagcagcaattcaaccatgaaggcctgattcacacagtctcctctgaacagttgatgttgatgtgtctgttacttgaactctgtgaagcatttatttgggctgcaatctgaggtgcagttaactctaatgaacttatcctctgcagcagaggtaactctgggttttcctttcctgtggcggttctcatgagagctagtttcatcatagcacttgatggttttgaagaaactttcaatctTTTaaagtcttaaagtaatgatggactgtcgtttctctttgcttatttgagctgttcttgacataatatggacttggtcttttaacaaatagggctatcttctgaataccacCCCTTACATTGTCACAACGCAAATTATATGCTCAAACCCATTTAGAAGGAAAGAaagtccacaaatgaacttttaacaaggcacacctgttaattgaaatgcattccacatacaaatcattaaaatccagacggaaATTATTACACAAGAAACAAcataatatcacacagtcaaactctcagtcatttagtaagttcaccattctgccattCTCACTGTTAAACATCGCACAGTGTTCAACACAACGGCTCTTTATGTCAATCATTTGATCTGATCAGTCAACGGTAATTTTTTTTCTTAAGTAATCTAGTATCATTTCATATctacaacctcatgaagctggtcgagagaatgccaagagtgtgcaaagctgtcgtcaaggcaaatatactatataatatattctgatttgtttaacacttctttggttactacatgattccatatgtgttatttcatagtgttgatgtcttcactattattctacaatgtaccatttttgactggtactgtaaaaatatacaaaatatatatatgggggatttgAAATGATGTAGAAAATCACATTGATGGATGCCCCAATCTATCTGCAAttttaaagctgatccaccccctaaAAGAAAAGACTAAGGACCAAACGTTTTCACCACCTGGTGCgcatacccattgttgccttagttagcatttactggtagatacactacatgaccaaaagtatgtggacacctgctcgttgaacatctctttccaaaatcacgggcattaatatggagttggtccccccctttgctgctaaaacagcctccactcttcttggaaggctttccactagatgttgggacattgctgcggggacttgcttccattcagccacaagagcattagtgaagtcaggcactaatgttgggcgattagtcctggctcgcagtcggtgttccaacatcccaaaggtgtttgatgtgattgaggtcagggctctgtgcaggccggtcaagttcttccacaccgatctcgacaaaccatttctgtatggacctcaacaagtgcacaggggcattgtcatgccgaaacaggaaagggccttccccaaactgttgccacaaagctggaagcacagaatcgtctagaatgtcattgtatgctgtaccgttaagatttcccttcactggaactgaggggcctagcctgaaccatgaaaaacagccccagaccattattcctcttccaccatactttacagttggcactatgcattggggcaggtagcgttctccaggcatccgccaaacccagatccaGAAGGTGaaacatgattcatcactccagagaacacgtttccactgctccagagtccaatggtggcaagctttacaccactccagccgacgcttggatttgcacatggtgattttaggcttgtgtgcggctgcttggccatggaaaccattTCCTTAatctcccgactaacagttattgtgctgacattgcttccagaggcagtttggaactcggtagtgagtgttgcaaccgaggacagacgatttataTGCGCTATGCGCTTCTGCACTCTGCAGTCCAGTTCGGTGAGCTGGTGTTGGCTTACCTTTTTACAGCTAagtcattgttgctcctagaagtttccacttcacaataacaccacttacagttgaccgaggcagctctagcagggcagaaatttgacaaactgacttgttggaaaggtggcatcctatgacagtgccaagttgaaagtcactgagctcttcagtaaggccattctactgacaatatttgtctatggagattgcatggctgtgtgctcgattttatacacctgtcaggtgtggctgaattagccaaatccactaatttgaagggatgcatgcctacatacttttgtatatatagtgtatcataaGTTGAAACGTCTTTCCTACCTACCAAAGACTACCGGCTACCGATGTCAAAAAGTGGATATAGGACGGTatacctgcatatagcctccactacaccactggcacTTTCTTTTTTTACAAAAAGTGCACTTTCATACATGAGTGCGCTGGTACTATGGTTGCTGGCCTTTTAGCATCCCGAGCTTGAAGGACTATGTTCAATAGGTTCGCCACAatgtctataatagatataaaGACTTAGAATTTCACCCTATCTCCCCTTTACTAATAGTGAGCGTGCAACTTTCCACCAATTTCCCTCACTCTTCCCTACCTGCGAGTCAAGGAAATTCATTTGAGGATATTTTTCAGTGAAAGTAAAAGACAGTAATGTTACCAGTAAAGTCAGAATCCCAGGTTTCAATAGGTCATAGGGTATCAATATTTCAAaaaggagtgtatatatttggcctggcgAAGTGCTTTTATGGCAGACTGAATGGAAGCGGATAATTATGAGTTTTTTTACTCCACTGGTCTGGGGAAGAAATTATGAGTCCTCAATATCCGACACATTCATGTGGTCTCGAGACCGAGTACAACACTGGTGCACTGCCTTTCACCagggccatatggctgtgggcacCCAGGGTGATAGTTATTGCCAGCGCAGGTGGTTTCTGGGCAGAGCGGCAGGTAGTGTACAGTACAGCATGCCATGACCATGCTGGGGTTGGCACCATTTCTGGGCAGGGATTGTAGTGGAGGGCAATCTGgtttatgtaggcctactgtaccaGTGTTGTGTATGATGATACCAAACCTGAGAAAGTAGGTTCCATCTCGTTCTTGCTCTGTCCCACCAAAAGCAATAACATGGTTGGCCCAACTAGTATACATTCATCAGCCAATGTAAAccagggtgtgtgtatatatatatatatatatatatagatatatatatagatagatagatagagaagcAGACAGATGCTTCTCAGGAAAAACAATCAACAGCACACATTCTCTTGGTTTAATGGTTCCAGACATAAAAAGAGCGGCCGTATTTAATCACAGTAAAATATTTGTATACAGTACATGAGCAAAGAGAATGATGGTATGGAGTTATGAAAGACCTCTTGTTTTACTGCCACCGTCGAGTTTGTTCCAATCGAGAGTTTGTGATTAGCAGTATCTGTCCATGCAGAGCTGTCAACCCTCTCCATCCCACAGCAGGAGCATTTGGGAGTACGACAAACTCCCCATAGACTCTGTCCATGTTCAACGTTATCCATGAAGGGCCGGTGTCTGCTGGTTTCTACTCCTCTAGGAAAAGTTCTGTTCCCCGTCAGCTCAGCAGTTGTCGTCTTCTAGAATGTTGGGGTGTTCCTCCCAGAACTGGGAACCTATGACGTCACAGTGGTGGGCACCGACACGCCTCCTGGTGCGTGTCACTAGCACCTCCTCCCCCGCCTCGTTGGGGAGCTTCACGCTCTTGGTTACGGTTTCTTCCAGCTGGGACAGAGGGATAAAGGAAGGGGGTTAAGAATTTGAGAGTGAGAGAAGCGAAGGATAGGACAAATGTAAGCACCTAcctaattattattatgtattatgatGGTTAACCCTATTTCACACGTAATATACAGGTGTGAAttgtataaccctaacccttcataTCCCACTCCCACAGACACCCTTGGAGTGAGCCATTATTGAAggtgaccctggagcaattagggttaagtgccatcgctcaagggcacgtcgacagattttcacctagtcatcttggtgattggaaccagcaacatttcagttactggcccaacactcttaaccgctaggctacctaatgccctcacacacacaagcctgtattttttatgaatgtaTCTGAAATGGCATCCAAttgtctatatagtgcactacctcagACAagaggctctatatagggaatagggtgcattaagGACAACCTGAGTTCTCACCTTCTCCCAGATGAGGGTGGTTCCTTTCCTGTGGACCAGAGGCTCCTTGTTGTAATTGATATCAAACTCAGAAAACATGATCTCATTCTTATCCGCTGCCAACgttccctgggagagagagagacatcacagaGATTTCATTATGTATCTAAAGATCTTTGTAAATGGAATGGTCAACTGTGAGGTAGTTTTCAGTGAAAGTAAACAACATGAAGTAGTCATCCATTCTAAAACTATTATCATAATAATTATAGTTATGACTAACAAGCAGATGCCCCTTAGCAAATGACACACCTGAAAAACAACAGATATTTGAAGACTGACACCTCCACACCTGTAATTATGCTAATCTCACTGGAGTAACTCCCACCTTTAGTCTGTCCTCTGCCTGTGTAGTGGTGAGTCCGCCTTTCTGCACCAACGTCCAAAACACTGTGTTATACAGGTTGTTGACGTGACCTGGcgaacacacacaccattacgaAAGAGAACCAGAAATGTGGAAGAAAATCTACTGTATtcaaagcatacacacacacaggataatgTATTGGGggataggagtgtgtgtgtgtgtatatatatttacagtCAGCCTGCCTCCAGCTGAGGTAGTCCCGGAGGTTGCGGTTGGTAGGATACAAAACCACCCGCCCGTCAAACCCCGGGGGGTAAAGGAGGGGCTGGTCTCCGAAGTAGTCCCTCCAGTAGAACACGTAGGAAGAGGAGAACTGGGACGCTACATGGGTCATCAGCTTactggagggggggaggagggggggtggaaggggagagggaagagagagggaggagaaaagtgAGGGGGTCACTCAAATGCAATAAACATTtcttgtgtgtggctgtgtggttggtgagtgtctgtgtggttggtgAGTGTCTGTGGTTGGGGAGTGTCTGTGCGGTTGGGGAGTGTCTGTGCGGTTGGGGAGTGTCTGTGCGGTTGGGGAGTGTCTGTGCGGTTGGGGAGTGTCTGTGCGGTTGGGGAGTGTCTGTGCGGTTGGGGAGTGTCTGTGCGGTTGGGGAGTGTCTGTGCGGTTGGGGAGTGTCTGTGCGTCTCTGTACGTGTGTCTCTCTGTACGTGTGTCTCTCTGTACGAGTGTGTCTCTGTACGTGTGCGTCTCTGTACGTGTGCGTCTCTGTACGTGTGCGTCTCTGTACGTGTGCGTCTCTGTACGTGTGCGTCTCTGTACGTGTGCGTCTCTGTACGTGTGTCTCTGTACGTGTGCCTCTCTGTACGTGTGCCTCTCTGTACGTGTGCCTCTCTGTACGTGTGTCTCTCTGTACGTGTGTCTCTCTGTACGTGTGTCtctctgtacgtgtgtgtctctgtacgtgtgtctctctgtacgtgtgtctctctgtacgtgtgtgtctctgtacgtgtgtgtctctgtacgtgtgtctctctgtacgtgtgtgtctctgtacgtgtgtgtctctgtacgtGTGCGTCTCTGTACGTGTGCGTCTGTACGCGTGTCTCTCTGTACGCGTGCGTCTCTGTACGTGTGCGTCTCTGTACGTGTGCGTCTCTGTAcgtgtgtctgtacgtgtgtctctgtacgtgtgtgtctctgtacgtGTGTCTCTGTAcgtgtgtctgtacgtgtgtctctgtacgtgtgtgtctctgtacgtGTGTCTCTGTAcgtgtgtctgtacgtgtgtctctgtacgtgtgtgtctctgtacgtgtgtctctctgtacgtgtgtgtctctgtacgtGTGCCTCTCTGTACGTGTGCCTCTCTGTACGTGTGCCTCTCTGTACGTGTGTCTCTCTGTACGCGTGTCTCTCTGTACGCGTGTCTCTCTGTACGCGTGTCTCTGTACGCGTGTCTCTGTACGCGTGCGTCTGTACGTGTGCGTCTGTACGTGTGCGTCTCTGTACGTGTGCGTGTCTGTACGTGTGCGTCTCTGTACGTGTGCGTCTCTGTACGTGTGCGTCTCTGTACGTGTGCGTCTCTCTGTACGTGTGCGTCTCTCTGTACGTGTGCGTCTCTGTACGTGTGCGtctctgtacgtgtgtgtctctgtacgtgtgtctctgtacgtgtgtgtctctgtacgtgtgtgtctctgtacgtgtgtgtctctgtacgtgtgtgtctctgtacgtgtgtctctgtacgtgtgtgtctctgtacgtGTGTCTCTCTGTACGTGTGTCTCTCTGTACGTGTGCGTCTCTGTACGTGTGCGTCTCTGTACGTGTGCGtctctgtacgtgtgtgtctctgtacgtgtgtctctgtacgtgtgtgtctctgtacgtgtgtgtctctgtacgtgtgtgtctctgtacgtgtgtctctctgtacgtgtgtctctctgtacgtgtgtctctctgtacgtgtgtgtctctgtacgtgtgtgtctctctgtacgTGTGTCTCTCTGTACGTGTGTCTCTCTGTACGTGTGTCTCTCTGTACGTGTGCGTCTCTCTGTACGTGTGCGTCTCTCTGTACGTGTGCGTCTCTGTACGTGTGCGTCTCTGTACGTGTGCGTCTCTGTACGTGTGCGTCTCTGTACGTGTGTCTCTGTAcgtgtgtctgtacgtgtgtgtctctgtacgtgtgtgtctctgtacgtgtgtgtctctgtacgtgtgtgtctctgtacgtGTGTCTCTGTACGTGTGCGTCTCTGTACGTGTGCGTCTCTGTACGTGCTGCCGTGTCTGTACGTGTGCCTCTCTGTACGTGTGTGCCtctctgtacgtgtgtgtctctgtacgtgtgtgtctctgtacgtGTGCGTCTCTGTACGTGTGCGTCTCTGTACGTGTGCCTCTCTGTACGTGTGCCTCTCTGTACGTGTGCCtctctgtacgtgtgtgtctctgtacgtgtgtgtctctgtacgtGTGTCTCTGTACGTGTGCGTCTCTGTACGTGTGCGTCTCTGTACGTGTGCCTCTCTGTACGTGTGCCTCTCTGTACGTGTGCCTCTCTGTACGTGTGCCTCTCTGTACGTGTGCCTCTCTGTACGTGTGCCTCTCTGTACGTGTGCCTCTCTGTACGCGTGTCTCTCTGTACGCGTGTCTCTCTGTACGCGTGTCTCTCTGTACGCGTGTCTCTCTGTACGCGTGTCTCTCTGTACGCGTGTCTCTCTGTACGCGTGTCTCTCTGTACGCGTGTCTCTGTACGCGTGTCTCTGTACGCGTGCGTCTGTACGTGTGCGTCTGTACGTGTGCGTCTCTGTACGTGTGCGTGTCTGTACGTGTGCGTCTCTGTACGTGTGCGTCTCTGTACGTGTGCGTCTCTGTACGTGTGCGTCTCTCTGTACGTGTGCGTCTCTCTGTACGTGTGCGTCTCTCTGTACGTGTGCGtctctgtacgtgtgtgtctctgtacgtgtgtgtctctgtacgtgtgtgtctctgtacgtgtgtgtctctgtacgtgtgtctctgtacgtgtgtgtctctgtacgtgtgtgtctctgtacgtgtgtctctgtacgtgtgtgttattacctggcTCTCCTCTTGAACCAGTTGGAGGTCCTCTTGAAGACGAAGCTGAACTCGTCACTCTGTCCATACGAGATGATGATGTCATCCAGATCCTCCATGACAGACCTGGCGCTGCACGTCATCAGACCCAGAGCTCTGTCGTCGTTGGGCTTCATGAAGTTGTGCTGCTCTGCAAACCTACAGCAACACAGGGTCagtcagtgtctcctgacccctcctgtctcagcctccagtatttatgctgcagtagtttatgtgtcggggggctagggtcagtctgtcacatctggagtatttctcgtcttttccggtgtcctgtgtgaatttaaatatgctctctctaattctctctttctttctctctgaggacctgagccctaggaccatgcctcaggactacctggcttgatgactccttgctgtccccagttcacctggccgtgctgctgctccagttccaactgttctgcctgcagctatggaaccctgacctgttcaccggacgtgctacctgtcccagacctgctgttttcaactctctagagacagcaggagcggtagagatactctcaaagatcggctatgaaaaagccaactgacacttactcttgtgttactgacttgttgcaccctcgacaactactatgattattatcatttgaccatgctggtcatttatgaacatttgaacatctaggcgatgtgctgttataatctccacccggcacagccagaagaggactggccacccctcatagcctggttcctctctaggtttcttcctaggttttggcctttctagggagtttttcctagccaccgtgcttctacacctgcattgcttgctgtttggggttttaggctgggtttctgtacagcactttgtgatatcagctgatgtaagaagggctatataaatacatttgatttaattttgggtcagtcagtcagtgggtcagtcagtgggtcagtcagtcagtgggtcagtcagtcagtcagtgggtcagtcagtcagtgagtcagtcagtgggtcagtcagtcagtgggtcagtcagtcagtgagtcagtcagtgggtcagtcagtcagtgggtcagtcagtcagtgggtcagtcagtcagtcagtgggtcagtcagtgggtgggtgggtcagtcagtcagtgggtcagtCAGTGGGTGGGTGGGTCAGTCAGTGGGTCAGTGATTGGGTGGGTGGGTCAGTCAGTGGGTGggtgggtcagtcagtcagtcagtcagtcagtgggtgggtcagtcagtcagtcagtcagtcagtcagtgtgtgggtgggtcagtcagtcagtcagtcagtgtgtgggtgggtcagtcagtcagtgggtcgaGCTACAGATACTTCCCCCAGTCCACTTCAAGGGTGCGTATCAATAATAAAATACATTGTTCCCGTCCTGCTTGGTCACTAAGCAATTGACTGTGAAATGCGACAGGATGGTAACGATTTTCTCCACATATTTAATCTGCACAGATCATTCAgtgcagaagagaggagaggatgccACTGCAGATACACCGCCAGCTACTCTCTGGAGTTACAGATACACCCCCCAGCTACTCTCTGGAGTTACAGATACACCCCCCCAGCTACTCTCTGGAGTTACAGATACACCCCCCAGCTACTCTCTGGAGTTACAGATACACCCCCCCAGCTACTCTCTGGAGTTACAGATACAACCCCCAGCTACTCTCTGGAGTTACAGATACACCCCCCAGCTACTCTCTGGAGTTACAGATACACCCCCCCAGCTACTCTCTGGAGTGACAGATACACCCCCCAGCTACTCTCTGGAGTGACAGATACACCCCCCCAGCTACTCTCTGGAGTTACAGATACACCCCCCAGCTACTCTCTGGAGTTAGATACACCCCCCCAGCTACTCTCTGGAGTTACAGATACACCCCCCCAGCTACTCTCTGGAGTTACAGATACACCCCCCAGCTACTCTCTGGAGTTACAGATACACCCCCCAGCTACTCTCTGGAGTTACAGATACACCCCCCAGCTACTCTCTGGAGTTACAGATACAACCCCCCAGCTACTCTCTGGAGTTacagatacaccccccccccagctACTCTCTGGAGTTACAGATACAACCCCCAGCTACTGTCTGGAGTTACAGATACACCCCCCAGCTACTCTGT
This genomic window contains:
- the thg1l gene encoding probable tRNA(His) guanylyltransferase — translated: MFGPVPCRLPGGIKTCILRPVASVFTSSSRMAKSKFEYVRNFETDDTCLKNCYIVVRLDGRNFHKFAEQHNFMKPNDDRALGLMTCSARSVMEDLDDIIISYGQSDEFSFVFKRTSNWFKRRASKLMTHVASQFSSSYVFYWRDYFGDQPLLYPPGFDGRVVLYPTNRNLRDYLSWRQADCHVNNLYNTVFWTLVQKGGLTTTQAEDRLKGTLAADKNEIMFSEFDINYNKEPLVHRKGTTLIWEKLEETVTKSVKLPNEAGEEVLVTRTRRRVGAHHCDVIGSQFWEEHPNILEDDNC